In Mucilaginibacter celer, one DNA window encodes the following:
- a CDS encoding tetratricopeptide repeat-containing protein, which translates to MKKVFIVRPFGLKTIYSKAAEGEAPKKSEFDFDEVEKQLIRPATEAAGLQGGTTAEVFEAGDVREDMFSELLLADLVIADISIYNANVFYELGIRHALRNQHTILIKCRGFDDTPFDIVGPRYVTYKKESPDKALEDLKRAIKDTLASDRTDSPVFKTLPALEAQDPEKYISIPDDFLEEVRDAEAKKDLGLLALLADEAGYFVWCLRAWRLIAEILYQNKSFEASRVLWEKIRSEKARDLNANDRLATVYQRLAESELTLNEAEGLGLLGKSDRAIDITLLHNNITPNSRAESLALRARNAKTRWTSSWKDKTDEALFHEALRSPYLIESYNWYYAGFMADLNHFYSGLNALGMLVILISLAEAYPEVFEEGFDSTEIAAGKLAEYHRQKQQLSIAVQVSVNAAKLKQEDLAKKDHWVFVADVDLFCLLSTEPKKVAARYDKVRKEAGKLNIDAIVRQLKLYRMLNVQTANVEAALAILNPQSAPMPKRRHYLLFTGHMIDKADRPKPRFPASSEQDARNRIKDCVLSVINSLAKDEELFGIAGGACGGDILFHEICVELEIPSAVYLALPREQFLKESVAFAGKPWIERFDKLLATHPHPVLAQTTELPRWLRTMPDYSIWTRNNQWLLQSALANGGQQLTLLLLWDGGGGDGPGGTEHMARAAEKRSAKILLIDANKLKQEQ; encoded by the coding sequence ATGAAAAAGGTATTCATCGTACGTCCGTTTGGACTAAAGACTATTTATAGCAAAGCAGCTGAAGGAGAGGCTCCGAAAAAAAGCGAATTTGATTTTGATGAGGTAGAGAAACAACTGATCCGGCCGGCCACTGAAGCCGCAGGCCTGCAGGGCGGTACAACTGCCGAGGTGTTTGAAGCCGGAGATGTGCGTGAAGATATGTTTTCTGAACTGTTGCTGGCCGATTTGGTGATTGCCGATATCAGTATTTATAATGCCAATGTTTTTTATGAGCTTGGTATTCGGCACGCGTTGCGAAATCAACATACCATATTAATTAAATGCCGCGGTTTTGACGATACCCCTTTTGATATTGTAGGGCCCCGGTATGTAACCTATAAAAAAGAGTCGCCGGATAAAGCACTTGAAGACCTCAAGAGGGCAATAAAAGATACTCTTGCATCTGACAGAACAGATAGCCCGGTTTTTAAAACATTACCAGCCCTGGAAGCGCAGGATCCGGAGAAATACATCTCCATTCCTGACGATTTTTTGGAGGAGGTACGCGATGCTGAGGCTAAGAAAGATTTGGGCCTGCTTGCCTTGCTTGCCGATGAAGCCGGGTATTTTGTTTGGTGCCTGAGAGCCTGGAGGTTGATTGCCGAAATTTTGTATCAAAACAAATCATTTGAAGCGTCGCGGGTGCTTTGGGAAAAAATACGTTCGGAAAAAGCGCGGGATTTGAACGCTAATGATCGTTTGGCTACCGTTTATCAACGATTGGCTGAAAGCGAATTAACTTTGAATGAAGCGGAGGGCTTGGGCCTTTTAGGAAAATCTGACAGGGCAATTGATATTACCCTGCTACATAACAACATAACACCAAATTCACGTGCCGAAAGTTTGGCCTTACGGGCACGCAATGCAAAAACACGTTGGACGTCATCATGGAAGGATAAAACGGACGAGGCCTTATTTCATGAAGCTTTACGTTCTCCCTATTTAATAGAATCATACAACTGGTATTACGCCGGTTTTATGGCCGATCTGAATCATTTTTATTCGGGTTTAAACGCATTGGGTATGCTGGTGATATTGATTAGCCTGGCCGAAGCTTATCCGGAGGTATTTGAGGAAGGCTTTGATAGCACAGAAATCGCCGCCGGTAAATTAGCGGAGTATCACCGGCAAAAACAACAATTGTCGATAGCGGTGCAGGTATCAGTTAACGCTGCTAAATTAAAGCAGGAGGACCTGGCAAAAAAAGACCATTGGGTTTTTGTGGCTGATGTTGATTTGTTTTGTTTGCTATCAACAGAGCCCAAAAAGGTTGCAGCCCGTTATGATAAGGTACGCAAGGAGGCCGGGAAACTGAACATCGACGCTATTGTACGGCAGTTAAAGCTTTACCGAATGCTTAATGTGCAAACAGCCAACGTAGAGGCAGCCCTGGCAATACTTAATCCGCAATCAGCACCCATGCCGAAGCGTCGCCACTACTTGTTGTTCACCGGCCACATGATTGATAAAGCAGATCGGCCAAAACCAAGGTTCCCGGCAAGCAGCGAGCAGGATGCGCGAAACAGGATTAAAGATTGTGTTTTAAGCGTTATTAATAGCTTAGCCAAAGATGAGGAGTTGTTTGGAATTGCCGGAGGTGCCTGTGGAGGGGATATCCTGTTTCATGAAATTTGTGTAGAATTAGAGATACCCTCGGCTGTTTACCTGGCCTTGCCCCGCGAACAGTTCCTGAAAGAATCGGTTGCTTTTGCCGGAAAGCCCTGGATTGAACGCTTTGATAAGCTATTGGCTACTCATCCGCATCCGGTATTGGCGCAAACCACCGAATTACCCCGCTGGCTCCGTACCATGCCAGATTATAGTATCTGGACACGCAATAATCAATGGCTGCTCCAATCGGCCCTGGCAAATGGGGGGCAGCAGCTTACCTTATTGCTGCTGTGGGATGGGGGAGGCGGCGATGGCCCCGGCGGAACCGAGCACATGGCCCGTGCTGCAGAAAAACGCAGCGCCAAAATATTGCTTATTGATGCCAATAAACTAAAGCAAGAGCAGTAA
- a CDS encoding sulfite exporter TauE/SafE family protein, with protein sequence MTILTFTLILLAGAYLAGLVGSLTGLGGGVVVIPLLTLVFHVDIRYAIGAALLASIANSSGAASAYVKEGITNIRLGMFLEIATTVGAVVGAMLAVYTPTNTIAILFGCILLFSAAMTLRKKNQVALTDGSRTAAFLKLNGNYPTQAGVVEYKLKNVGAGFSIMTVAGILSGLLGIGSGALKVLAMDSTMHIPFKVSTTTSNFMIGVTAAASAVVYLQRGYMDPAIAFPVVLGVLGGAFTGARLLKKIDPKVLRYIFCAAIVFVAAEMMYNGIQHKF encoded by the coding sequence ATGACTATCTTAACTTTCACCCTCATATTACTGGCCGGCGCCTACCTTGCCGGCCTGGTGGGTTCACTAACCGGCCTGGGCGGCGGCGTAGTTGTTATACCATTGCTCACGCTGGTATTTCATGTTGATATCCGGTATGCGATCGGCGCAGCCCTGCTGGCCTCTATCGCAAACTCGTCGGGCGCGGCCAGCGCTTATGTTAAGGAGGGGATTACCAATATCCGTCTTGGCATGTTTCTGGAAATTGCTACTACGGTGGGCGCTGTAGTTGGCGCAATGCTGGCGGTGTATACCCCAACCAATACCATAGCCATACTATTTGGTTGTATCCTGCTTTTTTCGGCCGCCATGACTTTGAGGAAAAAGAACCAGGTTGCGCTTACCGATGGCAGCCGAACCGCCGCTTTCCTGAAACTAAACGGCAACTATCCAACCCAGGCGGGCGTTGTTGAATATAAACTTAAAAACGTTGGCGCAGGCTTTTCTATCATGACGGTTGCCGGCATTTTATCAGGCTTGTTGGGCATTGGCTCGGGCGCGCTGAAAGTGCTGGCTATGGATTCGACCATGCATATCCCTTTTAAAGTAAGTACAACCACCAGTAACTTTATGATAGGCGTAACCGCTGCAGCAAGCGCCGTAGTGTACCTGCAGCGCGGCTACATGGATCCGGCTATTGCCTTCCCGGTAGTGCTGGGTGTACTGGGCGGTGCATTTACCGGTGCACGCCTGCTTAAAAAAATCGACCCGAAAGTATTACGCTACATTTTTTGCGCCGCCATTGTTTTTGTTGCTGCCGAGATGATGTACAACGGCATTCAGCATAAATTTTAA
- a CDS encoding VOC family protein: protein MKPKKIWANFGVKNLDRTTAFYKQLGFKHNGASEQLTSFFFGEEDFIIHFFLKEVLEPGMKGQIADTNTGNEIIFTISARSREEVDAWAKEVEPAGGTLVSNPEAFGEGYYGFVFTDPDGHRFNVFFM, encoded by the coding sequence ATGAAACCAAAAAAAATCTGGGCAAATTTCGGCGTTAAAAATTTAGACCGCACCACCGCTTTTTATAAGCAGCTCGGCTTTAAACACAACGGAGCTTCAGAGCAGCTTACCAGTTTCTTTTTTGGCGAAGAAGATTTTATTATTCACTTCTTTTTAAAGGAAGTGCTTGAACCCGGCATGAAAGGGCAAATAGCCGATACCAATACCGGTAATGAAATTATATTTACCATATCGGCCCGGAGCCGGGAGGAGGTTGATGCCTGGGCCAAAGAAGTTGAGCCGGCGGGTGGTACGCTTGTTTCAAACCCGGAAGCATTTGGCGAGGGATATTATGGATTTGTATTTACCGATCCGGATGGGCATAGGTTTAATGTGTTTTTTATGTAG
- a CDS encoding toll/interleukin-1 receptor domain-containing protein, whose translation MAKVFISYSSKDDQFVKRLSTDLLKHQVPVWLDAYELSIGDSLPDIIFQGIDDCPFILVVFSAIYKKSPWTSREFEAVLEKEQRDKKKYLIPVRIDEHPLPSEIEERIRVNLSANYDSEMRKLVRFFKSEHINISSIPISERQIVFNFKSPVEVDVLLLKNLLFDLHKNPESEIGRKQLFFTNLGMIDEVFGIARQRMDKWTGDIALSLQFERHSLKIESLIDDMHRGILIILNQYKNYNHIELLSTSIFWFLKAIMGSIYAYILIYTDPEETLRFGLRREDLAFSPFGYDETFKKFYSVNEHASLIVFNDTNHFVFWADKALSEVREISKYGKLPFAEMVFGDLVYKYFIPQNVFVSLFNDKVPLMNLFQKYMISNN comes from the coding sequence ATGGCTAAAGTATTCATCAGTTATTCCTCTAAAGATGATCAATTTGTTAAAAGGCTCTCCACTGATTTACTGAAACACCAGGTACCGGTTTGGCTTGATGCTTACGAGCTTTCAATAGGCGATAGTTTACCAGACATTATCTTTCAAGGTATAGACGATTGCCCTTTTATCCTCGTTGTGTTCTCTGCCATTTACAAAAAATCACCATGGACTTCGAGGGAGTTTGAAGCCGTGCTTGAAAAGGAACAACGCGATAAGAAAAAATACCTTATTCCCGTAAGGATCGATGAGCATCCTTTGCCATCAGAAATTGAAGAAAGGATCAGGGTAAACTTAAGTGCCAATTACGATTCGGAGATGCGAAAACTGGTTCGCTTCTTCAAGTCGGAGCATATAAATATCTCTTCTATACCCATATCTGAAAGACAAATCGTATTTAATTTCAAAAGCCCGGTAGAGGTGGATGTTTTATTGTTAAAAAACTTATTGTTTGATCTGCACAAAAACCCGGAAAGTGAAATCGGCCGGAAACAACTCTTTTTTACAAACCTGGGCATGATTGATGAAGTGTTCGGGATTGCCCGGCAGCGAATGGATAAATGGACGGGGGATATAGCACTATCATTGCAATTTGAACGGCATAGCCTTAAAATAGAAAGCCTTATCGACGATATGCACCGGGGCATCCTGATTATCCTGAATCAATATAAAAACTATAACCATATTGAACTATTATCTACCAGTATCTTTTGGTTTTTAAAAGCCATCATGGGTTCAATTTATGCTTATATACTTATTTATACTGATCCGGAGGAAACCCTTCGTTTCGGTTTAAGGCGGGAAGACCTTGCTTTCTCGCCGTTTGGTTATGACGAAACGTTTAAAAAATTTTACTCGGTAAACGAACACGCCAGCCTCATTGTTTTTAATGATACCAATCATTTTGTTTTTTGGGCAGATAAGGCTTTATCTGAAGTTAGGGAGATCTCCAAATATGGTAAATTGCCATTTGCTGAAATGGTTTTTGGCGATTTGGTTTATAAATATTTTATCCCGCAAAATGTGTTTGTTTCGTTATTTAACGATAAGGTGCCTTTGATGAATTTATTTCAAAAATATATGATTAGTAATAATTAA
- a CDS encoding DUF4062 domain-containing protein produces MIKRYNIFISHVNRSLPEAREAVVKCILSLGHFPTEMTYFPASEQQSLNYIKNRIDECDYFIVLVAGLYGSGFMESEYQYAKSCNIPILTFLHSFPEGLDEEQREVTTAAIAKLNTFRSILAESAYGRWKTVADLVSVVNSSLQFIFNDKPQRGWIRDIVIPGKSFFEMPESVKELYTLNFINRFYPMEFQDEDGYILEDIRFDVFIQFVIWILNSEEADAKELAEKYKFCSPSYVYSRICMTLEELNGVGPILWPVEDFLNKMKILECLGIVNKGSVISLTSFAYKIWDRLFDGINYSNGELNQIMDDSSFFDAPELDEETSIRLNGWFL; encoded by the coding sequence ATGATAAAAAGATACAATATATTTATAAGTCACGTTAACAGATCGCTTCCTGAAGCACGGGAGGCTGTTGTTAAATGTATTTTAAGCTTGGGGCATTTCCCAACAGAGATGACTTACTTCCCTGCAAGTGAGCAACAAAGTTTGAACTATATTAAGAATCGTATTGACGAATGTGATTATTTTATTGTATTGGTTGCGGGCCTTTATGGATCTGGATTTATGGAGAGCGAGTACCAATACGCTAAATCCTGTAATATCCCTATCTTAACTTTTTTACATAGTTTTCCGGAAGGTTTGGACGAGGAACAAAGAGAAGTTACAACAGCAGCAATAGCAAAGCTAAACACCTTCCGAAGCATATTGGCAGAAAGCGCTTATGGAAGATGGAAAACCGTGGCAGACTTAGTAAGCGTCGTTAATTCCAGTTTGCAATTTATCTTTAATGATAAACCTCAAAGAGGGTGGATCAGAGATATCGTTATTCCGGGCAAAAGTTTTTTTGAAATGCCGGAAAGTGTTAAGGAGTTGTACACTTTAAATTTTATAAATCGCTTTTATCCTATGGAGTTTCAGGATGAAGACGGTTACATATTGGAAGATATTCGGTTTGATGTTTTTATACAGTTTGTTATTTGGATATTGAACAGCGAAGAAGCGGATGCAAAAGAATTAGCAGAAAAATATAAGTTCTGTTCACCATCCTATGTTTATTCAAGAATTTGTATGACTCTGGAAGAATTAAATGGGGTTGGTCCTATACTTTGGCCGGTAGAAGATTTTCTGAATAAAATGAAGATTTTAGAGTGTCTTGGGATTGTCAATAAAGGAAGTGTAATATCTTTAACCTCATTTGCCTATAAAATCTGGGATCGTTTGTTTGATGGTATTAATTATTCGAATGGAGAATTAAATCAAATTATGGATGATTCATCATTCTTTGATGCTCCTGAATTGGATGAGGAGACTTCTATCCGGTTGAACGGGTGGTTTTTGTGA
- a CDS encoding FadR/GntR family transcriptional regulator, translating to MAEKLSNKIIRLIKDDITAGKWKADEKLPSEYELMQLYAVGRSSIREAVKSLADAGVLRVQQGSGTFINPVAESESIEQRLKRAAFDEINGVRRMLELEIATLASQHRSANHLEEIKTRLDERKDAILANEREACINADIAFHYAIAKASLNGVLADLYQNFTHIIRDFFEKREKQGINHFAMSHHLHEALYQAIANGNTEEARQITIQILKNNY from the coding sequence ATGGCCGAAAAACTAAGCAATAAAATCATCCGCCTGATAAAAGATGATATCACAGCCGGCAAATGGAAAGCCGACGAAAAGCTTCCCTCAGAATATGAGTTGATGCAACTGTACGCCGTGGGCCGCTCAAGTATCCGCGAAGCCGTAAAATCGCTGGCCGACGCGGGGGTGTTGCGGGTACAACAAGGTTCGGGCACTTTTATTAACCCGGTGGCCGAATCGGAAAGCATAGAACAACGCCTTAAACGCGCCGCCTTTGATGAGATTAACGGTGTACGCCGGATGCTTGAGCTGGAAATTGCCACGCTGGCATCCCAACATCGTTCGGCCAATCACCTCGAAGAAATAAAAACCAGGCTGGATGAACGTAAGGATGCCATACTGGCAAACGAGCGCGAAGCCTGTATCAACGCCGATATTGCTTTTCATTATGCCATAGCCAAAGCCTCGTTAAACGGGGTACTGGCTGATTTGTATCAAAACTTCACCCATATTATCCGCGATTTTTTTGAGAAACGCGAAAAACAGGGTATCAATCATTTTGCCATGAGCCATCACCTGCACGAGGCCCTTTACCAGGCCATTGCAAACGGCAATACCGAAGAGGCCCGGCAAATCACCATCCAAATTTTAAAAAACAATTATTAA
- a CDS encoding PAS domain-containing protein has protein sequence MITDHGLLQILSRSKDATAVYDDENLRIRFANDAMLTIWGKNISVVGKTFEEAIPEIAGQPFGGLLKTVWKTGETYKATEMPATLVIDGEQKTSFFDFEYCAIKNLVGDTIAILHTAADVSDRKHAREQLGIKHIREQELMDELSASSDRIQRANDDLSAINRDLNASNENISRLNTRLLESEMDFRRLVAQAPVAILVFRGPELVIELANPPMLEILHKDASIVGRPILDSMPELRGEPAVALIFEVYRTGKGSNGYDVPVKMMHHGVTEIRYFNFCYRPLLDNGVVVGVMDLAVEVTDQVLARMNLEAIIAEKTTLEENLRANERRLQGILDTMAEGVVIVDHSGRPIYANPMAQKIMGLSETQFLDRAYNDTKWQNERLDGSLLPIENHPMQVVLQTGMAIYDQEIGVVFPDREKIFISVNAAPLIDAHEQVSGCIVTFTDVTNRIKTLREKDDFISVASHELKTPLTSLKASLQILSRLIPADAGMQAKMVQQANRSMDKLSDLVNVLLNTNKVSQGQFQIHKTTFILADLISDCCQHVRTTGTHTVRLEGDLQLEIMADEQLIDQVIVNLVNNAVKYAPDSKDIIIDVRRETDAVKISVTDFGPGIPAEKQKHIFDRYYRAEHNIQVSGIGLGLYICAEIIRKHGGRIGVISELGKGSTLWFTLPLI, from the coding sequence ATGATAACCGACCACGGCCTGTTACAGATCTTATCCCGGTCAAAAGACGCTACTGCGGTTTATGACGATGAAAACCTGCGCATCAGGTTTGCGAACGATGCCATGCTTACTATTTGGGGTAAGAACATCAGTGTGGTTGGAAAAACCTTTGAAGAGGCAATACCGGAAATAGCCGGACAGCCCTTTGGCGGCCTGCTAAAAACCGTTTGGAAAACAGGTGAAACCTACAAGGCTACAGAAATGCCCGCAACCCTGGTGATTGACGGCGAGCAGAAAACCTCATTTTTTGATTTTGAGTATTGCGCTATCAAAAACCTCGTGGGAGATACGATAGCTATATTGCATACCGCTGCCGACGTTAGCGACAGAAAACACGCCCGCGAACAACTCGGCATAAAACATATCCGCGAACAGGAGTTGATGGATGAACTATCGGCAAGTAGTGACAGGATCCAAAGGGCAAACGATGACCTCTCGGCGATTAACAGGGATCTTAACGCATCCAACGAAAACATCTCGCGACTTAATACGCGTTTGTTAGAGTCGGAAATGGATTTTAGGCGGCTTGTTGCCCAGGCACCGGTGGCTATCCTTGTATTTCGTGGCCCCGAATTGGTGATCGAGCTGGCAAACCCGCCCATGCTGGAGATTTTACATAAGGATGCCTCTATTGTTGGCCGGCCAATATTGGATAGTATGCCCGAACTTAGGGGAGAGCCCGCTGTTGCATTAATTTTTGAGGTTTACCGTACCGGCAAGGGTTCAAACGGGTATGATGTTCCGGTTAAAATGATGCACCATGGCGTTACAGAAATCCGTTACTTCAATTTCTGCTACCGCCCGCTGCTGGATAATGGCGTTGTGGTTGGCGTGATGGATTTAGCGGTGGAGGTAACCGACCAGGTACTTGCACGGATGAATCTTGAAGCTATTATTGCAGAGAAAACTACGCTCGAAGAAAATTTGCGTGCTAATGAACGACGGCTGCAGGGTATATTGGATACCATGGCCGAAGGGGTAGTAATTGTTGACCACAGCGGCCGGCCTATCTATGCCAACCCCATGGCCCAAAAGATTATGGGTTTAAGCGAGACCCAGTTTTTAGACCGGGCGTACAACGACACCAAATGGCAAAACGAACGGCTCGACGGGTCGCTATTACCGATAGAGAATCACCCGATGCAAGTTGTACTGCAAACCGGTATGGCCATTTATGACCAGGAGATCGGCGTTGTTTTCCCTGATCGTGAAAAGATTTTTATATCTGTAAATGCGGCTCCGCTTATTGATGCCCATGAACAGGTATCGGGTTGCATTGTTACTTTTACCGATGTTACCAACCGCATTAAAACACTGCGCGAAAAGGACGATTTTATAAGTGTTGCCAGTCATGAACTTAAAACGCCGCTCACTTCCCTTAAAGCCTCGCTGCAAATATTAAGCAGGCTTATCCCCGCCGATGCCGGCATGCAGGCCAAAATGGTGCAGCAGGCCAACCGCAGCATGGATAAACTGAGCGATTTGGTTAACGTACTCCTAAATACAAACAAGGTAAGCCAGGGCCAGTTCCAGATTCATAAAACAACATTTATACTTGCCGATTTGATAAGTGATTGCTGCCAGCACGTTCGTACAACCGGAACGCATACGGTTAGGCTTGAGGGCGATTTGCAACTGGAAATTATGGCCGATGAGCAACTGATTGACCAGGTAATTGTTAACCTTGTGAATAATGCGGTTAAATATGCCCCCGATTCAAAAGATATCATTATTGATGTGCGCAGAGAAACCGACGCCGTAAAAATTTCGGTAACCGATTTTGGCCCCGGCATCCCCGCCGAAAAACAAAAGCATATTTTTGATCGCTATTACCGGGCCGAGCACAACATCCAGGTATCGGGCATTGGCCTGGGCTTGTACATCTGTGCCGAAATTATCCGCAAACACGGCGGCCGGATAGGGGTGATCAGCGAGTTGGGCAAGGGGAGCACCTTGTGGTTTACCCTGCCGCTTATATAA
- a CDS encoding DUF1634 domain-containing protein produces MNTPHKTKGIADRDIELLVGRLLRSGVITASCIVLIGGIYLLLQNGSSAMPSYHHFGGENASYTTFQGILSSAWHLNAKGIVQLGIVVLIATPVLRIALSLFGFALEKDWLYVIITTIVLAVMLLSTIGGLKI; encoded by the coding sequence ATGAACACTCCACATAAAACCAAAGGCATAGCCGACCGTGACATTGAACTGCTGGTGGGCCGCCTGTTACGCAGCGGCGTTATTACAGCCAGTTGTATTGTACTTATTGGCGGCATATATCTGCTGCTGCAAAACGGCTCATCGGCAATGCCATCCTACCACCATTTTGGCGGCGAAAACGCAAGTTATACCACCTTTCAGGGTATTTTATCAAGTGCCTGGCATCTCAATGCCAAAGGTATAGTGCAGCTTGGGATTGTGGTATTGATTGCAACGCCGGTATTGCGAATAGCGCTATCCTTATTTGGCTTTGCCTTAGAGAAAGACTGGCTTTATGTAATAATCACTACTATTGTATTGGCAGTGATGCTACTGAGCACTATTGGCGGGTTGAAAATTTGA
- a CDS encoding patatin-like phospholipase family protein, protein METQNIWGPLAHRYETERPRKILSLDGGGIRGVITLEMLLELENKLRAELNNPNLLLGDYFDYIGGTSTGAIIATGLARGMSVSALLNFYAKKGQAMFDKAFLLKKVKYFYNDGHLLQELKNTFGSGDIDLKSGEFKSLLLVVTMNRSTDSPWPISNNPNAKYNHSGRSDCNLRIPLYQLVRASTAAPAYFRPETLQWDPNDPEKTFIFVDGGVTPYNNPAFLLYRMATQKPYGLNWKTGEKNLLIVSVGTGAAVSTGGYSNLLDTLSSLPTNLMYAMSVDQDINCRTVGRCIYGAQIDREMGDLIPMDKDGKVLPLDNDANRHFSYIRYNADLSDRGLAALGLPDIDAEKVQQMDCVDAMDDMREVGKAAGKAQVNMDHFRHFLK, encoded by the coding sequence ATGGAAACGCAAAATATCTGGGGCCCGCTTGCCCATCGTTACGAAACCGAACGCCCGCGCAAAATTTTATCCCTCGATGGCGGGGGCATCAGAGGAGTAATCACACTCGAAATGCTTTTGGAGCTTGAAAATAAACTCCGCGCCGAACTTAACAACCCTAACCTGTTACTGGGCGATTATTTTGATTATATAGGAGGCACAAGTACGGGGGCAATTATAGCAACAGGTTTGGCGCGAGGGATGTCGGTGTCGGCCCTGTTAAACTTTTATGCCAAAAAAGGGCAGGCCATGTTTGATAAAGCCTTCCTGCTAAAAAAGGTGAAGTATTTTTATAACGATGGCCATTTGCTACAGGAATTAAAAAACACTTTCGGTAGCGGTGACATCGATTTAAAAAGCGGCGAATTTAAATCTTTGTTACTGGTGGTAACCATGAATCGCAGTACCGATTCGCCCTGGCCCATCAGCAATAACCCCAATGCAAAGTATAACCACTCCGGCCGGTCTGATTGCAACCTGCGTATCCCTTTATATCAACTGGTGCGGGCCAGTACCGCAGCCCCGGCCTATTTCAGGCCCGAAACTTTGCAATGGGACCCAAACGATCCTGAAAAGACTTTTATTTTTGTTGATGGCGGGGTTACACCGTATAATAATCCGGCATTTCTTTTATACCGAATGGCCACACAAAAGCCCTATGGTTTGAACTGGAAAACAGGCGAAAAAAATTTACTGATTGTTTCGGTTGGTACCGGGGCAGCAGTTTCAACCGGGGGGTACAGTAACCTTTTGGATACGCTAAGTAGCTTGCCAACAAATTTAATGTATGCCATGTCGGTAGATCAGGATATTAATTGCCGCACAGTTGGCCGTTGTATTTACGGAGCGCAGATTGACCGTGAAATGGGCGATCTGATACCGATGGATAAAGATGGTAAAGTGCTGCCTTTGGATAATGATGCCAACCGCCATTTCAGCTATATCCGTTATAATGCTGATTTAAGCGATAGGGGTTTGGCTGCGTTAGGCCTGCCGGATATTGATGCCGAAAAAGTACAGCAGATGGATTGTGTAGACGCGATGGATGATATGCGCGAGGTAGGAAAAGCCGCCGGAAAAGCACAGGTAAATATGGATCATTTTAGACACTTTTTGAAATGA